The genome window ACCTGCAGATGGAGGCCGGCCGCCGGCCGCGCATCTTCAAGATGGGCGAGCAGGCGCGCGACCACATCTACGTGAAGGACATCGTCGCGGCGAACCTCCGGGCGCTGGCCGCGAGGACGAGCGGCGTCTACAACGCCTGCACGGGGAAGGCCGTGGACTTCAACGCCGTCGTGAAGGCCCTCAACGGCACGATGGGGACCTCCCTGGAGCCGGAGTACTTCGACAACCCCTACGGCTTCTACCAGAACCACACCCAGGGCGACCCGGCGGCCGCGCGCAAGGCGCTCGGCTTCGCCGCGAAGTGGTCGGTGGAGGCGGGCGTGAAGGACTACCTCGGAGACGGAGCCTAGAGTGGCCTCCCTGCGCGAGATCCGCGGAAAGATCCGCTCGATCCGCTCCACCGAGCAGATCACCAAGGCCATGAAGATGGTCGCGGCGGCCCGCATGCGCAGGGCCCAGCAGGCCATCCTCTCCTCGCGCCCGTTCGCGCTCCAGCTCGAGCACACCGTGCTCGACCTCGCGCGCGCCGCGGCCGACGGGGGCGAGGACGGCGGCCTGCTCGAGCACCCCTTCTTCCGCGCCCCCGCGGCGGGCCGGCCCTGCCTCGTCCTCGTCACCGGCGACAAGGGGCTCTGCGGGGCCTTCAACACCAACGTCCTGCGCGCCGCCGTCGTCTGGCTGCGCCGCCACCAGGAGACCGGGGCGGCCGTCGCCGTGGCCGGGCGTAAAGGCCGCGAGTTCCTCGCCCGCCTGAAGGGCTACGACTACGAGCTCCTCTGCGAGCTGCCGGGGATCTTCCCGAAGGTCTCCTACGCGCACGCCGAGCTCCTCGGGAAGGCCCTCATCGGCGCTTACGAGGGAGGACGCATCCGTTCCGCCTGCGCCGTCTACAGCGAGTTCAGATCGGCCGTCTCCCAGCGCGTCGTCGAGCAGCCCCTGCTGCCGGTCGTGCCGCCGGACCTCCGGGACGCCGGGCGGGCCTCGCGCGGCATCGACTTCCGCTACGAGCCGGACCGTCCGCGCCTGCTCGCGGCGCTTCTCCCGCGCCAGCTCAAGGCCCAGCTTTACAGGATCCTCCTCGAGTCGCAGGCGGCGGAGCTCGCCGCGCGCATGAACGCCATGGATTCCGCATCGAAGAACGCCGCCGAGCTCATCGATAGTCTGACGCTGACGCTCAATCGCACGCGCCAGGCGCTCATCACCCGCGAGATCGCCGAGCTGGTCGGCGGAGCCGAGGCTCTTTCCCAATGAGGAGCGGGAGTTCGCACTATCAGCTTCCGCAGCGTGCGATCCCGGCACTATCAGTGTCGGGGTGCCGGCGAGGACCGGAAGGGGGGGAATCCCCCTCTCCCACGCCCTCCTCTCAAAAAGGGCAAGGATTTTGAAGACGAAAGGAGTTTCACCATGTCCGAGAAACGCAGGCATCCCCGCTTCCCCGTCGACATCACCATGGAGGTCCGCACGAAGAGCCGCGTGGTCGGCAAGGGCGTCGGCCGCATCCTCGACCTCTCGGTCGGGGGGATGGCCATCAAGACCGACACGGAGATCGAAGAGGGCTCCTCGCTCTTCCTGAAGATCAACATCCCGCTCGAGATCCGGGGCGAGGTCCGTCACATGCGCTCCAGCGTCGTCGGCGGTCTGCACCGCTACGGGGTGCGCTTCCACCGCATCGGTTTCGTCTCCCCCGAGGCCGCGAAGCCCGAGCATCACGTCACCGCGAAGTTCCGGAGGAAGTCATGAGCGCCGGCAAGCTCACGCAGGTCGTCGGACCCGTCATCGACGCCGAGTTCCCCTCGGGGCAGCTCCCGGCGATCCTGAACGCCCTGCGCGTGCGCGTGCCGGGCGAGGGGGGCAAGGAGACGACGGTGACCGCCGAAGTCGCCCAGCACCTCGGCGACAACACGGTCCGGGCGATCGTGCTCGGACCCACCGACGGCATGCGGCGCGGCATGCCCGTCGAGGACAGCGGCGCCCCCATCACGGTCCCCGTGGGCCGCGGCTGCCTCGGCCGCCTCATCGACGTGCTCGGCGAGCCCAAGGACCCGCTCGGTCCGGTCCAGGCGCAGGTGCGTCTTCCCATCCACCGGGCGCCGCCCCCGCTCAGCGAGCAGCAGACGGTCCCCCAGATCTTCGAGACCGGCATCAAGGTCATCGACCTCCTCGAACCCTACATGAAGGGCGGCAAGGTCGGCCTCTTCGGCGGCGCCGGCGTCGGCAAGACCGTCGTCATCCAGGAGCTCATCAACAACGTCGCCAAGCAGCACGGCGGCGTCTCCGTCTTCGGCGGGGTCGGCGAGCGCTCGCGCGAGGGCAACGACCTCTGGCTCGAGATGCAGCACACGAAGCTCTCCGACGGGTCGCCGGTCCTCTCCAAGACGGTCCTCGTCTACGGGCAGATGAACGAGCCGCCGGGCGCCCGCGCGCGCGTCGGACTCACCGCGCTGACCCAGGCCGAGTACTTCCGCGATCAGGAGGGACAGGACGTCCTTCTCTTCGTCGACAACATCTTCCGCTTCGTGCTCGCCGGCAGCGAGGTCTCGGCCCTGCTCGGCCGCATGCCCTCGGCCGTCGGCTACCAGCCCACGCTGACCACCGAGATCGGCGCGCTCCAGGAGCGCATCACCTCGACGAAGAAGGGCTCGATCACCTCGATCCAGGCGATCTACGTCCCCGCCGACGACCTCACCGACCCCGGCGTCGCGAACACCTTCACCCACCTCGACGCGACCACGGTGCTCTCGCGGCAGATCTCCGAGCTCGGCATCTACCCGGCCGTGGACCCGCTCGACTCGACCTCGCGCATCCTCGACCCCAAGATCGTCGGCGAGGAGCACTACGCGGTGGCGCGCTCCGTCCAGAAGGTCCTGCAGCGCTACAAGGACCTCCAGGACATCATCGCCATCCTCGGCATCGACGAGCTCTCCGACGAGGACAAGCGCATCGTCGGTCGCGCGCGGCGCATCCAGCGCTTCCTCTCGCAGCCCTTCCACGTGGCCGAGACCTTCACCGGCTTCCCCGGCAAGTACGTCCCGCTCAAGGAGACCGTGCGCGGCTTCAAGGAGCTCGTCGAGGGCCGTCACGACGACCTTCCCGAGCAGGCGTTCTTCATGGTCGGCGGCATCGAGGAGGCCGTCGAGAAGGCCGCGGCCCTGGCGCGCGCATGAGCACGCCGGCGCTGACCTTCGAGATGACCACGCCGGAGCGCCCGGTCCTCTCTCGTCCGGCGGACTTCGTCGTCCTTCCGGCGGTCGACGGTGAGTTCGGCGTGCTCCCCGGACACTCCCCCTTCGTGGTCCAGCTCCGGGCGGGCGAGCTGCGCGTGCGCGCCGGAGAGGAGACCCTCCACTACGCGGTCTCCGGGGGCTTCGCGGAGGTCCTCGACGACCGCGTCGCCGTCTTCGCCGAGACCGCCGAGATGGCGGGGGACATCGACGTCGAGCGCGCCCGCCTCGGGCTGGAGAAGGCGAAGGCGGCCCTGCACGGCGACGGCGGAGACCTTTCGCTGT of Elusimicrobiota bacterium contains these proteins:
- the atpG gene encoding ATP synthase F1 subunit gamma → MASLREIRGKIRSIRSTEQITKAMKMVAAARMRRAQQAILSSRPFALQLEHTVLDLARAAADGGEDGGLLEHPFFRAPAAGRPCLVLVTGDKGLCGAFNTNVLRAAVVWLRRHQETGAAVAVAGRKGREFLARLKGYDYELLCELPGIFPKVSYAHAELLGKALIGAYEGGRIRSACAVYSEFRSAVSQRVVEQPLLPVVPPDLRDAGRASRGIDFRYEPDRPRLLAALLPRQLKAQLYRILLESQAAELAARMNAMDSASKNAAELIDSLTLTLNRTRQALITREIAELVGGAEALSQ
- a CDS encoding PilZ domain-containing protein, giving the protein MSEKRRHPRFPVDITMEVRTKSRVVGKGVGRILDLSVGGMAIKTDTEIEEGSSLFLKINIPLEIRGEVRHMRSSVVGGLHRYGVRFHRIGFVSPEAAKPEHHVTAKFRRKS
- the atpD gene encoding F0F1 ATP synthase subunit beta, encoding MSAGKLTQVVGPVIDAEFPSGQLPAILNALRVRVPGEGGKETTVTAEVAQHLGDNTVRAIVLGPTDGMRRGMPVEDSGAPITVPVGRGCLGRLIDVLGEPKDPLGPVQAQVRLPIHRAPPPLSEQQTVPQIFETGIKVIDLLEPYMKGGKVGLFGGAGVGKTVVIQELINNVAKQHGGVSVFGGVGERSREGNDLWLEMQHTKLSDGSPVLSKTVLVYGQMNEPPGARARVGLTALTQAEYFRDQEGQDVLLFVDNIFRFVLAGSEVSALLGRMPSAVGYQPTLTTEIGALQERITSTKKGSITSIQAIYVPADDLTDPGVANTFTHLDATTVLSRQISELGIYPAVDPLDSTSRILDPKIVGEEHYAVARSVQKVLQRYKDLQDIIAILGIDELSDEDKRIVGRARRIQRFLSQPFHVAETFTGFPGKYVPLKETVRGFKELVEGRHDDLPEQAFFMVGGIEEAVEKAAALARA
- a CDS encoding F0F1 ATP synthase subunit epsilon; translation: MSTPALTFEMTTPERPVLSRPADFVVLPAVDGEFGVLPGHSPFVVQLRAGELRVRAGEETLHYAVSGGFAEVLDDRVAVFAETAEMAGDIDVERARLGLEKAKAALHGDGGDLSLSQAEAMMHREAARLRVASQHRRAGRGKG